ACGTCGAATGTTGCGTGTCTGCACCTACAGtgtaacacaaagaaatgattaCCCTGCACAACAGGTAACAACCAACCATAAATGAATTGTCATTATGAGTGAATGAAAGCTGTAACTCACTGTGGGCTGATACTTGTCACAGTTTCCACACCATGTGTGAGATCTCTGCTGCAGGCAGATGCTTTTCTTCAGGATCTCAGCAAAGTCGTGCTCCTTTATTCTTTCTCCTGAAGTGTCAAAGTACAATGAATATCAGTGTATACATCAAATCAAGCAGATATTTCCCTCTGCTCATTCAAAAACTAAATTCATTCAAACCATTATGTAATCATTAATAGTTCAAGTTTCAAAGACAGAGTAATTCACAGTCACAGATATCCATGCTCTCAGTGCTCTCAGACTCACCTTGAGAGTTGGGGTAATGCATGTTGAACAGCAACATGAGGGAGGAGTAGACTGTTTCTATGCCACAGAGACACGGGCTGCGGTTCTCAACTTCAGAACAAAACAGCTCTCTAATGACAGAGTCGCCAGGGGAGCCCAGAGaactgcaacacaaacacaaatcacaGTTTCAGAAACCAGAAGGAAAACTCTGCatttataaacaaacataaTGATAAGACTGGGACAGTGTCCAGTAAGAATGCAGGTCAACAACGATGTGTTTTACCTGCTCCTGGTCGTCCTGTAGGCCCGTggatcctcctgctcctgtGTCTCCTGGAAGAGCTGGTAGAGGATGAAGTGATTCCATCTCTGGATTAAGCGACCTAGCTTGACTGTTCCTGTCGTCTCCTCATAGTTTGAGAGGATCAGGCCCATCTCTTTGGCTTCAGGGACGTTTCGAAGTGCTCTGAGGAAGTTGCTGGCCTTAAGGAAGAAGACATTAGAGGTTACTTTGGGCAGTCACAACAAAATGAGATTTCAAAGTAAGAGCCTTGTAATCCCCAACAGattgaaaacaaagaaagaaagaaacttacCTGACATGGATCTCCTTGTGACAAATCCAACATGTGGAAGAGGAAGCCGAGTTCACAAGCCAAACAAAACTCCTTGTGGCACAAATGATTCTGAACAAGGCAGCGAACTGGCTCCAGGAAGTATAACACCTAAGATGCAAACATAAAAGACCCATGGAACATTTGACAAATTGTCtcatattaaaaattaaatgtacACATTGTGAACCTTCAGCTTCTTACCTGGATCATGCAGTTACAGTAGGCGTTGGGAATCTGCGGCTCCAGGCCAGCAAACAACGTCCTGTTGTAATGTTTGAAGTCAAAATCTTCCCGTCCACGTTTAGAGTATTTAATTGTCACCTGAAGCACAACAAACACATCTTCGTCACATGTTTGGGAAATCAAAGCTTGTAGCAACACTCTAGAAATTGTTACATCTTAAAATTAACTGTATCTCTATGAACACCAGGGTGAAACGTAGCAAGTCCAACCTTTCTGTACTTTTCGGGAACAATGTGAAGGAGCGGCTCTTCATCACTCTCTGTTGGAGATTCAGGGATGTGGTTGTAATAAACAGGTGACCCTTCTTTATTTGCAGGGACCTGCAaacaacaaacaggaaaaaaaacttaaaatacaCCACGTGGAGATGGgtttaactttttttgtaaatttattACAATATTGtaaaaatgacagtttaaaagagaaaaagtttTTTACATACCTGGTTACAGGGGCAGGCAGAAGGATTTTCCACATAACTGTTGAAGCCAACAGTTTCAATAGTTTGTGGGATTTCTGGGTCCATCCCAGGAGCCCACCTgttgaaaagaaacatgttttaGATGGAAACCTTTAATGGGAACTACGTGAGACTCTAACCATTTATATCAACTGGGGAAGACTCGACATTATCTTACAAACTTTTATTGAATCTGAAAACAATATGTATGAACGCTCTAATGCAAACTCTTCAGTCTCGTTAGTGATTGTGTTACCTTGAGCTGGGTGTAGCCTGGGCAGTGGGGATGGGAGAGCAGGGCTGCAGGTTATGATTCCAGGCCAGCTGAGGCTGTGCATCTACAACGCAGGGCTCTCTGGAGTAGACGTTAAACATAACGTCCCGAGTATCGGACCAGAGACGCACACATCCCCCCGAATCTCCAAAGGCTAAGGCTTGTTTGCTGGATGAGACCTCAAAACTTGTGAGACAGTGGCCGTTTGTGTTGACGTGGAAAATATCCGCCATGTTGGCGAGGCCAGTGGGCTCACAGAACTGACACTCACCTGGAAAAAGACACAGAATGCAGGCAGTTATAGCAAAGCcacaaatcacacaaagaaatTGTGTGTCACATTTATTGGCCAAACATAGTAAGACTATGCTACAGAAAACTGGACTAAAGAATCCTGAAGCCAGCTTCATACCTGTCTGTGAGATGATTGCGAGCCGTGACGTGTAGGTAGGAAGGAAGCGCACAAAGAATGGATCCACATGCACCCAAAGGGGGGTTGCAGCTCGCATCATGCGGAGGTCATACACCATCAGGAAACGTTCATTCAGCCCTCGGCTGGAGAACCCACTCACAGCCAAAAGGTTTCCGTGAACATCAAAGTCTGACAGGCCGCCAGGAAATGCGTCAAACTTTTGTGTCCTAAATGTGCGTAAGTCTCGAAGGGTCACCTGTTATCAGCAGAGGGTCAGTGTTAGAGAGATATAAACCAAACCTCATCAAACTGATCCAATCAGGGGATACTTACTTTGCCAGAAGGGTGCCCAAAGACGAAGAAATGATTGGTCTGACGCATTAGTGTCACTCCAGGTGCCTCCACTGTGAACTGGAAGGACAATCAAGACAGCAGACAGTCAGACACTCGCTGTGAAGTCAGTTGTATGATGTGCCAGTGGTGTAAGCATAGATAGTTGTGGATTTTGATAAACATAAGCCTGGTGTCTTACTTTTTGAGTTTCTTGAAGTGTGTTCATGTCAATTTCAACCACATAGTTTTGTAATCCCCCCATGAGCAGCATGTTATCAGTCATGAGGAGACTGTGCATATCAGCTCCTTTCTCCATCCTGCAAAGCACCAAAAATGGCCATTAATTCAATAACATAAGGAATAATTTCACAGCTTCAGGTCATCAACAGTCAATGTAACACTTACCGATAATCAAACATGACGAGGCCTCCACGAGTGTAACATCTGAGGTTGCACTCAGAAAGGAACAGCACGCCTGTTTCCAAACTCTGTATGTGTCTGATGGCATCAGTTGCGTGCACTTGGAAAGAAGAATAGTGTGCCATCGTAGGTCCAAGGAAGGATTTTACATGACCCTAAGAGAAGAGCACAAATATTATTACAGAGTGCAACATTTAAGGTGAATGTAGAAGAAACAAACTCTGCTGAAGCATCATTTTGGCTCTTACCGTGTAGTTTCCCATCCAGAGCATTTCCTGCTGCTGGTCAAAATGTGTTGCAGTGACGGGGATGCCAGCTTCTGAAACTTTACTGTGCAGCTCAGAAAAAATCCCCTTCCTTACGTGCACAGGTTTAGGAACG
This region of Maylandia zebra isolate NMK-2024a linkage group LG20, Mzebra_GT3a, whole genome shotgun sequence genomic DNA includes:
- the LOC101465093 gene encoding PAN2-PAN3 deadenylation complex catalytic subunit PAN2-like — encoded protein: MCNITVVRHAADLLEKLRRIKLNIWCISDTKEFGAFDDMLTTAVNQEVPVPLQADLAELKKIFEALSTRLGEYWANHHRTMNSPHWTPHCSPRWTPGGLEPSMNSYLNPNLHQDVGVYTQELAVTVPKPVHVRKGIFSELHSKVSEAGIPVTATHFDQQQEMLWMGNYTGHVKSFLGPTMAHYSSFQVHATDAIRHIQSLETGVLFLSECNLRCYTRGGLVMFDYRMEKGADMHSLLMTDNMLLMGGLQNYVVEIDMNTLQETQKFTVEAPGVTLMRQTNHFFVFGHPSGKVTLRDLRTFRTQKFDAFPGGLSDFDVHGNLLAVSGFSSRGLNERFLMVYDLRMMRAATPLWVHVDPFFVRFLPTYTSRLAIISQTGECQFCEPTGLANMADIFHVNTNGHCLTSFEVSSSKQALAFGDSGGCVRLWSDTRDVMFNVYSREPCVVDAQPQLAWNHNLQPCSPIPTAQATPSSRWAPGMDPEIPQTIETVGFNSYVENPSACPCNQVPANKEGSPVYYNHIPESPTESDEEPLLHIVPEKYRKVTIKYSKRGREDFDFKHYNRTLFAGLEPQIPNAYCNCMIQVLYFLEPVRCLVQNHLCHKEFCLACELGFLFHMLDLSQGDPCQASNFLRALRNVPEAKEMGLILSNYEETTGTVKLGRLIQRWNHFILYQLFQETQEQEDPRAYRTTRSSSLGSPGDSVIRELFCSEVENRSPCLCGIETVYSSLMLLFNMHYPNSQGERIKEHDFAEILKKSICLQQRSHTWCGNCDKYQPTVQTRNIRRLPDVLVINCEVNSSKEAEFWKVQAEYAFNKSMQKTDQDQRHVWIPATLKMSLSKSQRLEISSWPEGEELSAAEQAEGASLYDLVATVPHILDAGAGGNLVAHIKVGETYHQRKEGVSRQQWYLFNDFLIEPIEQTEAAQFDVSWKVPAILCYAKRNYHTKYDLRSECQHNQSEVKSDLYRTQKQSKTDATFIPLTVSEMPQAGDLVGLDAEFVKLSEEEAVLHSDGTKSTITPSQMSVARITCVRGQGPNEGVPFIDDYISTQEQVVDYLTKYSGIEPGDLDATVSSKHVTTLKSTYLKLRFLINAGVRFVGHGLQNDFRVINLVVPKDQVIDTVDLFRLPYKRMISLKFLAWYFLGLNIQGETHDSTEDSCTALKLYRKYLELYQEGGNHYVTKVLYEVYDKGFQLNWKVPDSDMR